From Shewanella yunxiaonensis, the proteins below share one genomic window:
- a CDS encoding acyl-CoA thioesterase, with amino-acid sequence MKYYSRRLVKHEHLNPAGSLFGGQLLSWIDEEAAIFAGCQMKSRSHVTKLISEINFMTPAKLGDVIEFGLELISTGHTSITVRCEVRNKQTLAPIVSIDKMVFVNVNEAGLPVPHGATANAA; translated from the coding sequence ATGAAATATTACAGCCGCCGCTTGGTTAAACATGAACATCTCAATCCAGCCGGATCGCTATTCGGCGGTCAATTACTCAGTTGGATAGATGAAGAAGCTGCCATATTCGCAGGCTGTCAGATGAAAAGTCGCAGTCATGTCACCAAGTTGATTTCTGAAATCAACTTTATGACACCGGCAAAACTAGGAGATGTGATTGAATTCGGGCTGGAGCTGATCAGCACTGGTCATACATCGATAACTGTGCGCTGTGAGGTGCGTAATAAGCAGACTCTGGCTCCCATTGTCAGCATTGACAAGATGGTGTTCGTCAATGTTAACGAGGCAGGTCTGCCCGTTCCCCACGGTGCAACAGCCAATGCCGCCTAA
- a CDS encoding glutathione peroxidase has translation MKGKIALLLSLMLLSVSAAAAQCPSYLNLKLRKLHSQEMVDLCALTDGKPVLIVNTASHCGFTPQFKGLEALHEKYRDKGLVVIGFPSNDFFQEEKQEQDTAKICYINYGVKFTMLATSSVKGRQVNPVFAYLNSQTGEPKWNFFKYLVSADGKSVQRFSSRVTPDSPELTDAIDKLLATPASN, from the coding sequence ATGAAGGGAAAAATCGCCTTGTTGTTATCACTGATGCTGCTGTCTGTATCTGCCGCGGCGGCTCAGTGTCCGAGTTATCTTAATCTTAAATTACGTAAACTCCACTCACAGGAAATGGTAGATTTGTGTGCATTGACTGACGGAAAGCCGGTGTTGATCGTTAATACGGCCAGTCATTGTGGCTTTACTCCGCAGTTTAAAGGATTGGAGGCACTGCATGAGAAATATCGAGATAAAGGTCTGGTGGTGATAGGTTTCCCATCCAATGACTTTTTTCAGGAAGAAAAGCAGGAACAGGATACCGCCAAGATCTGCTATATCAACTATGGTGTAAAGTTCACCATGTTGGCGACCTCATCAGTTAAGGGCCGCCAGGTGAATCCGGTTTTTGCCTATCTGAATAGTCAGACAGGCGAACCTAAGTGGAATTTTTTCAAGTATTTGGTGAGTGCTGATGGCAAATCTGTGCAGCGATTCAGCTCGCGTGTTACGCCAGACAGCCCTGAGTTGACTGATGCTATCGACAAGCTATTGGCGACACCGGCATCTAACTGA
- a CDS encoding porin codes for MMKIRKKVLVAVAVLEVAFPVLAVPVSDDLDIGGAVRLNYGWKDYDNDAKLEFELFRADINYDDGQLFASAQYRWYQVQNVIHHAWMGYKFSDNASVKVGVTQVPFGLLPYASHSFWFGSTYYLGLEDDYDAGVHWQYEQDGWRYDVAYFANDEYGDGSRFKRYSFDTATTAARPYEEAGQLNGRIEHSFSSGDIHHTLGASLQLNRFDYQPVAGGATGSDTDGYAAAIHWQLDWHSWQTQLQYIHYDYNMPDERMAMSAFAYPFEIAAKADVVTTNLSRSIEVSWGAISNITCYNDFTHTVVSGTGLKNSLQNVTGCAVTAGKFYTYVDWIAGKNMWFDGGSGIGIDEGVDGWHSRLNINIGWYF; via the coding sequence ATGATGAAAATCAGGAAAAAGGTGCTTGTTGCAGTGGCAGTGCTGGAGGTTGCCTTTCCGGTTTTGGCGGTACCTGTTTCCGATGATTTAGATATTGGTGGTGCCGTGCGTCTCAACTATGGCTGGAAAGATTATGATAATGACGCCAAGTTGGAATTTGAACTGTTCAGAGCTGATATTAACTATGATGATGGTCAGTTGTTCGCATCAGCGCAGTATCGTTGGTATCAAGTTCAGAATGTGATCCACCATGCCTGGATGGGTTACAAATTCTCAGACAATGCCTCTGTAAAAGTGGGGGTTACCCAAGTGCCATTCGGGTTATTACCCTACGCCTCTCATTCATTCTGGTTCGGCAGTACTTATTATCTAGGATTGGAAGATGATTATGATGCAGGTGTTCACTGGCAATATGAACAGGATGGCTGGCGCTACGATGTGGCGTATTTCGCCAATGATGAATACGGTGATGGTAGCCGCTTTAAGCGTTATTCCTTTGATACAGCAACTACGGCGGCAAGGCCTTATGAGGAAGCCGGTCAGCTCAATGGCCGCATTGAGCACAGCTTCAGCAGCGGTGACATCCACCACACACTTGGCGCCTCATTACAGCTAAATCGGTTTGATTACCAGCCGGTAGCGGGCGGGGCGACCGGTAGTGACACTGACGGATATGCCGCGGCCATTCATTGGCAACTGGATTGGCATAGTTGGCAAACCCAATTGCAATACATTCACTACGATTACAACATGCCGGATGAGCGCATGGCCATGTCGGCATTTGCATACCCGTTTGAAATCGCCGCCAAAGCAGACGTTGTTACTACTAACCTGTCACGCAGCATAGAGGTTAGTTGGGGCGCTATCTCCAACATCACCTGCTATAACGATTTCACCCATACTGTGGTTTCTGGCACCGGATTAAAAAACTCTCTCCAAAATGTCACTGGATGCGCAGTGACGGCAGGTAAGTTCTATACCTATGTCGACTGGATTGCCGGGAAAAATATGTGGTTTGATGGCGGTTCAGGGATAGGAATTGATGAGGGTGTCGATGGGTGGCACTCACGTCTGAATATCAATATCGGATGGTATTTCTGA
- a CDS encoding mechanosensitive ion channel family protein encodes MDNIEELMKQVPELVAVYGLKILLALVIFFVGKYFSGVAKKITERLLTSRKVDKTVSSFVANMAWAVVFTFTIIATLGQVGIQTASLVAVLGAAGLAVGLALQGSLSNFAAGVLLVMFRPCRVGDYIEAGGVAGIVDEITIFATRLKSPDNKVITVPNSAIMNGSIVNYSMMDKRRLDLTIGVSYDADIRKTKQLLCDILEGNAKVLKDPAYTVGLVALGDSSVNFVVRPWVNAADYWPAHFELMEQIKLALDENGIGIPYPQMDVHIKEMPVKE; translated from the coding sequence ATGGACAACATCGAAGAGTTAATGAAGCAAGTGCCAGAGTTGGTGGCAGTTTACGGCCTCAAAATTCTGTTGGCGCTGGTGATTTTCTTCGTTGGTAAGTATTTTTCCGGCGTTGCCAAAAAAATCACTGAGCGACTGCTGACAAGCCGCAAAGTCGATAAGACTGTTTCCTCCTTTGTGGCAAATATGGCCTGGGCGGTAGTCTTTACTTTTACTATCATTGCCACTCTCGGACAGGTTGGCATTCAAACCGCGTCTTTAGTGGCGGTATTAGGTGCCGCCGGTTTAGCTGTCGGTTTGGCGTTGCAGGGGTCGCTGTCTAATTTCGCTGCTGGGGTGTTATTGGTGATGTTTCGTCCCTGTCGTGTCGGTGATTACATTGAAGCGGGCGGCGTTGCCGGTATTGTTGATGAAATTACCATTTTTGCGACCCGATTGAAGAGTCCCGATAACAAGGTGATTACCGTCCCGAACTCTGCAATTATGAATGGCAGCATCGTTAACTATTCTATGATGGATAAGCGCCGTCTGGATTTGACCATTGGCGTGTCATACGATGCAGATATCCGTAAAACCAAGCAGTTACTGTGCGACATTCTTGAAGGTAATGCTAAGGTCCTGAAAGATCCTGCTTATACCGTTGGTTTAGTGGCACTCGGTGATTCCTCCGTTAATTTTGTTGTACGTCCCTGGGTGAATGCTGCCGATTACTGGCCAGCCCACTTTGAGTTGATGGAACAGATCAAACTCGCATTGGATGAGAATGGTATCGGTATTCCTTATCCGCAAATGGATGTGCATATCAAAGAGATGCCAGTCAAAGAATAA
- a CDS encoding PilT/PilU family type 4a pilus ATPase, producing the protein MDVRPFLEEMVARKASDLFVTAGFPPSAKIDGELRPLAENPFTAAQALEFVESIMSPDNKKAFHESKECNFAIGVKGLGRFRVSAFWQREAAGCVMRRIEIRIPTMEELSLPPILKDLVMSKRGLVIMVGGTGTGKSTSLAALIGYRNGNSKGHILTIEDPVEFVHQHRKSIITQREVGIDTESFDAALKSSLRQAPDVILIGEIRSQETMEFALSFAETGHLCMATLHANNANQALDRIMHLVPETKHRQLLFDLSLNLRGIVAQQLVPKADGSGRRAAIEILINTPRVASIIQNNELHLLKETMAKSNEQGMQTFDQALFKLYNEGEISYADALRHADSPNDLRLMIKLQSGTTGSQGSMEGVTLDMD; encoded by the coding sequence ATGGACGTCAGACCTTTTCTTGAGGAAATGGTAGCGCGCAAGGCCTCTGACCTATTTGTGACCGCTGGTTTTCCACCCAGTGCCAAGATTGATGGTGAGTTGCGACCATTGGCAGAAAACCCGTTCACAGCAGCACAAGCCCTGGAGTTTGTTGAGTCAATCATGTCGCCAGATAACAAAAAGGCGTTCCACGAAAGTAAAGAATGTAACTTTGCTATTGGCGTGAAAGGCTTGGGGCGTTTCAGGGTTAGTGCCTTTTGGCAGCGTGAAGCCGCAGGCTGCGTTATGCGACGTATTGAAATCCGCATTCCCACCATGGAAGAACTGAGTTTGCCACCAATTCTGAAAGATTTGGTGATGAGCAAACGCGGTCTGGTCATCATGGTTGGGGGGACCGGTACCGGTAAGTCAACCTCGCTGGCCGCCCTGATTGGCTATCGTAACGGCAACTCTAAAGGGCACATCCTGACCATCGAAGATCCGGTGGAATTTGTGCATCAGCATCGCAAGAGCATTATTACTCAGCGTGAGGTTGGTATCGACACCGAATCGTTTGATGCGGCGCTGAAAAGCTCGCTGCGTCAGGCCCCGGATGTCATCCTGATCGGTGAGATCCGTAGTCAGGAAACCATGGAGTTTGCGCTGTCGTTTGCTGAAACCGGTCACTTGTGTATGGCAACCTTGCACGCCAACAACGCTAACCAGGCATTGGACCGTATTATGCACCTGGTGCCGGAAACTAAGCATCGGCAGTTGCTGTTTGACCTGTCGTTAAACCTGCGTGGCATTGTGGCGCAGCAATTGGTGCCTAAAGCCGATGGCAGTGGTCGTCGCGCTGCAATTGAGATTCTGATCAATACGCCACGTGTTGCCAGTATCATTCAGAACAACGAACTGCACCTGCTGAAAGAAACCATGGCTAAGTCGAATGAACAGGGCATGCAGACCTTCGACCAGGCGCTGTTTAAACTCTATAACGAAGGCGAGATCTCCTATGCGGATGCGCTGCGTCATGCCGACTCTCCAAACGATCTGCGCCTGATGATCAAACTGCAAAGTGGCACAACTGGATCGCAGGGGTCGATGGAAGGCGTTACGCTGGATATGGATTAA
- a CDS encoding type IV pilus twitching motility protein PilT produces MEITELLAFSVKHNASDLHLSSGVPPLIRVDGEVRKLNVPELKHQDVHRLVYDIMNDKQRKDYEEHLEIDFSFEVPNLARFRVNAFNQARGAAAVFRTIPSDILTLEQLGAPEIFKKISSYPRGLVLVTGPTGSGKSTTLAAMIDYVNNNRHDHILTIEDPIEFVHQTKNCLINQREVHRHTLSFAAALRSALREDPDVILVGEMRDLETIRLALTAAETGHLVFGTLHTTSAAKTIDRVVDVFPAGEKDMVRTMLSESLQAVISQTLIKKIGGGRVAAHEIMIGTPAIRNLIREDKVAQMYSAIQTGMAHGMQTLEQSLQQLVARSVITREDALSKSSNKQLNL; encoded by the coding sequence ATGGAAATCACTGAATTATTGGCTTTTAGTGTAAAGCATAACGCTTCGGACCTGCATCTGTCTTCCGGGGTGCCGCCATTGATCCGCGTTGATGGGGAAGTAAGAAAACTTAACGTACCAGAATTGAAGCATCAGGATGTGCATCGTCTGGTTTACGATATTATGAATGACAAACAGCGCAAGGATTATGAAGAGCATTTGGAAATTGACTTTTCCTTTGAAGTGCCCAATCTGGCGCGTTTCAGGGTTAACGCCTTTAACCAGGCCCGTGGCGCGGCTGCTGTATTTCGTACGATTCCCAGTGATATTCTGACACTGGAGCAACTGGGTGCTCCAGAAATCTTCAAAAAGATTTCCTCCTATCCGCGCGGTTTGGTTCTGGTAACCGGACCAACCGGCTCCGGTAAAAGTACCACGCTGGCGGCAATGATTGACTATGTGAACAATAATCGTCATGACCATATTCTGACCATTGAAGACCCCATCGAATTTGTCCATCAAACCAAGAACTGTCTGATTAACCAACGTGAAGTTCATCGCCATACATTGAGTTTTGCGGCGGCGCTGCGTAGCGCCTTGCGTGAAGACCCTGACGTGATCCTGGTGGGTGAAATGCGTGACCTGGAAACCATTCGCCTGGCGCTAACAGCCGCTGAAACCGGCCACTTAGTGTTTGGCACCTTGCATACGACTTCTGCTGCCAAAACTATTGACCGTGTGGTTGACGTATTCCCTGCGGGTGAAAAAGATATGGTGCGTACCATGTTGTCTGAATCATTGCAGGCCGTTATCTCGCAAACATTGATTAAGAAAATTGGTGGTGGTCGTGTCGCTGCCCACGAAATTATGATTGGTACTCCGGCGATCCGTAACCTTATCCGTGAGGATAAAGTGGCGCAGATGTATTCCGCAATTCAAACCGGTATGGCACATGGGATGCAGACGCTGGAGCAAAGCTTGCAGCAGCTGGTTGCCCGTAGTGTCATCACGCGTGAAGATGCACTGTCTAAGAGTTCCAACAAACAACTGAACCTGTAA
- the ltaE gene encoding low-specificity L-threonine aldolase → MIDLRSDTVTQPTAAMRKAMAAAVVGDDVYGDDPTVNHLEQMAAEMFGFEEALFTTSGTQANLLALMSHCNRGDEYICGQQAHNYKYEAGGAAVLGSIQPQPIANLADGTLPLNDVTAAIKPDDFHFARTKLISLENTIGGKVLPQQYLAEAQQLAFSKGLKIHLDGARVANAAVAQNIGISEIMQFFDSATVCLSKGLCAPVGSLLLGDEHFIHRARRWRKMLGGGMRQAGILAAAGELALTQQVARLADDHANARILAEGLSELTELNVDLSLVQTNMVFAELDSQINPLMLASQLGECGVRISAGKSLRLVTHNDISTADIHTTIAAFKQCLAH, encoded by the coding sequence ATGATTGATTTACGAAGTGATACGGTAACGCAGCCAACGGCCGCGATGCGCAAAGCGATGGCAGCCGCTGTGGTGGGGGATGATGTTTATGGTGACGACCCGACAGTGAACCATCTGGAGCAGATGGCAGCTGAAATGTTTGGTTTTGAAGAGGCGTTGTTTACAACCTCTGGCACTCAGGCCAATTTATTAGCGTTGATGTCACATTGTAATCGCGGTGATGAATATATCTGTGGTCAACAGGCCCACAACTACAAGTATGAAGCCGGCGGTGCCGCCGTACTTGGCAGCATTCAGCCACAGCCAATAGCGAATCTGGCAGACGGAACTTTACCGCTCAACGACGTGACTGCGGCCATTAAGCCTGATGACTTTCATTTTGCCCGCACTAAGCTTATCAGTCTGGAAAATACCATTGGGGGTAAAGTACTCCCTCAGCAATATCTGGCAGAAGCACAGCAACTGGCATTTTCCAAAGGGTTAAAAATCCATCTTGATGGTGCGCGCGTGGCAAATGCTGCGGTGGCGCAAAACATCGGTATTTCTGAGATTATGCAGTTTTTTGATTCGGCTACTGTTTGTTTGTCTAAGGGGTTGTGTGCCCCAGTCGGTTCTTTACTGTTAGGGGATGAACATTTTATTCACCGGGCACGCCGTTGGCGTAAGATGCTGGGTGGTGGTATGCGTCAGGCTGGGATCTTGGCTGCGGCAGGTGAGTTAGCACTGACTCAACAAGTAGCACGATTAGCGGACGACCATGCCAACGCCCGTATCTTGGCTGAAGGGTTGTCAGAACTGACTGAGTTAAATGTCGATCTGTCACTGGTTCAAACGAACATGGTATTTGCGGAGTTAGACAGCCAGATAAACCCATTGATGTTAGCGTCGCAGCTTGGCGAATGTGGGGTGCGTATCAGCGCTGGCAAGTCTTTGCGTCTGGTGACGCACAACGACATTTCGACAGCCGATATTCACACAACTATCGCCGCTTTTAAGCAGTGTCTGGCACACTAA
- a CDS encoding DUF4136 domain-containing protein produces MKKLIFAALVLLIGGCSSLNTGWDYNPEVNFTQYKHYAWVPATKEASAQYQLNGLLDQRVREAVDADLARKGYIKVDAKDADVLVNYLTKLDKRYKVDSINTSLGYSPFWGPHWYFGGSLQNNTQVKEYDVGTLIIDMVDAKTNKLVWRGTANGVIRDYKTPQQRIAKMNEAVVGVLNNFPPKPEK; encoded by the coding sequence ATGAAAAAACTCATTTTTGCAGCATTAGTCTTATTGATAGGCGGCTGTAGTTCCCTGAATACCGGCTGGGACTATAACCCTGAAGTTAATTTTACCCAGTACAAACATTACGCTTGGGTACCTGCGACGAAAGAGGCCAGTGCTCAGTATCAATTGAATGGATTGTTGGATCAGCGGGTACGTGAAGCGGTAGACGCTGATCTGGCGCGTAAAGGCTACATTAAGGTGGATGCAAAAGATGCAGATGTCTTAGTGAACTATCTGACTAAGCTGGATAAGCGTTATAAAGTGGACAGTATCAATACCAGTTTGGGCTACAGTCCGTTTTGGGGGCCTCATTGGTATTTTGGTGGCTCGTTGCAGAACAATACCCAGGTAAAAGAATATGACGTTGGTACATTGATTATCGATATGGTCGATGCCAAAACGAATAAACTGGTTTGGCGTGGCACTGCTAACGGTGTGATCCGCGATTACAAAACGCCGCAACAGCGCATTGCCAAGATGAATGAAGCGGTAGTCGGTGTACTGAATAACTTCCCGCCTAAACCTGAAAAATAA
- the tpx gene encoding thiol peroxidase: protein MYKYAALFALALTASSMSLQAAEVTMGGKPVSLLGKLPQLGQVAPSFRVVDDKFQAVSLSDFKGKTVLISAVPSLDTGVCALQTKRFNTEVANFDPSSVVMLSISEDLPFAQKRFCKVENVESIKVLSDSVWRDFGEKYGLIIKDMGILARSIFIIDPQGKLQYVELVPEIGHHPDYDKALAALTEISKQS from the coding sequence ATGTATAAGTATGCCGCGTTATTTGCATTAGCACTGACTGCCAGCAGCATGTCGCTGCAAGCGGCAGAAGTGACCATGGGCGGGAAGCCGGTATCTTTACTTGGTAAATTGCCGCAGCTCGGTCAGGTTGCCCCGAGTTTCAGAGTGGTCGATGATAAGTTTCAAGCCGTTAGTCTGAGCGATTTTAAGGGCAAAACTGTCCTGATCAGTGCGGTTCCCAGTCTGGATACCGGGGTTTGCGCACTACAAACCAAACGTTTCAATACCGAGGTGGCAAATTTCGATCCGTCCTCGGTTGTGATGCTGAGTATCAGTGAAGACTTACCCTTTGCCCAGAAACGATTTTGTAAGGTAGAAAATGTGGAGAGCATCAAAGTGCTGTCAGATTCAGTCTGGCGCGACTTTGGTGAAAAATACGGGTTGATCATCAAAGACATGGGGATCCTGGCACGCTCGATCTTCATTATCGATCCTCAGGGAAAGTTGCAGTACGTTGAACTGGTACCTGAAATCGGTCACCATCCCGATTATGACAAGGCGCTGGCAGCATTGACTGAAATCAGTAAGCAGTCATGA
- the yciH gene encoding stress response translation initiation inhibitor YciH, with translation MKTDPNVTLVYSTDKGRIKEATPTQELPQGDGIVRIHRDSKGRKGKGVSVITGLALDTDALKALAQKLKKQCGCGGTVKEFTIEIQTDNREQLKSLLEKIGYQVKLAGG, from the coding sequence ATGAAAACTGACCCTAATGTAACGTTGGTCTACAGTACAGATAAGGGCCGCATAAAAGAGGCCACACCGACGCAGGAGCTCCCTCAGGGAGATGGCATCGTACGCATCCATCGCGACAGTAAAGGCCGAAAAGGTAAAGGGGTTTCGGTGATTACCGGATTAGCTTTAGATACTGACGCCTTGAAAGCTCTGGCACAAAAACTTAAGAAGCAATGTGGTTGTGGTGGTACGGTAAAGGAGTTTACTATCGAAATTCAGACAGATAACCGTGAGCAACTTAAATCTCTGCTGGAAAAAATCGGTTATCAAGTGAAGCTGGCCGGTGGCTAA
- the ruvX gene encoding Holliday junction resolvase RuvX: MMSKTILGFDFGTKSIGVAVGQEITGSAQPLLSLKANDGVPDWNLIEALLQEWQPDMVVVGLPLNMDGTEQEMTQRARKFANRIHGRFGVAVATQDERLTTTDAKARLFELGGFKALGKSKVDAVSAVLIIESFFENQY; encoded by the coding sequence TTGATGAGCAAAACAATTCTCGGTTTTGATTTTGGGACCAAAAGTATTGGGGTCGCCGTTGGTCAGGAAATTACTGGCAGTGCTCAACCCTTGTTATCGCTAAAAGCAAATGATGGTGTCCCGGACTGGAACCTGATTGAGGCACTGTTACAGGAGTGGCAACCTGACATGGTAGTGGTTGGTTTGCCGCTAAATATGGACGGCACTGAACAGGAGATGACGCAGCGAGCGCGCAAATTTGCCAATCGCATCCATGGTCGTTTCGGTGTGGCAGTGGCAACCCAGGATGAGCGGCTGACCACCACTGATGCCAAAGCCAGACTGTTCGAATTAGGCGGCTTTAAGGCATTGGGGAAAAGTAAAGTTGATGCCGTTTCTGCCGTGCTGATAATTGAAAGCTTTTTTGAAAATCAGTACTGA
- a CDS encoding YqgE/AlgH family protein, with translation MDSLQNHFLIAMPSLNDTFFERSLIYICEHDAKGAMGLMVNRPIGLDVQELLAQLDLKDSPHLLPTLENQVLVGGPVNPERGFVLHSAQPHWANSSNVSDELMLTTSRDILAALGTPKAPQHFLVVLGYAGWSRDQLEQELAENSWLTIPATEEILFNTPFEDRWEKATNTLGFNAWQMSGDVGHA, from the coding sequence ATGGACAGTTTGCAAAACCATTTTCTTATTGCCATGCCCTCACTGAACGACACATTTTTTGAACGTTCACTGATTTATATTTGTGAACATGACGCCAAAGGCGCCATGGGGCTGATGGTCAATCGTCCTATCGGCCTCGATGTTCAGGAACTGCTGGCGCAACTGGATCTGAAAGATTCTCCGCATTTATTGCCCACGCTGGAAAATCAGGTACTGGTGGGTGGCCCGGTGAATCCCGAGCGCGGCTTTGTCCTGCATAGTGCCCAACCACACTGGGCGAACAGTAGTAATGTCTCTGATGAGCTGATGCTGACCACGTCTCGGGATATTCTGGCAGCCTTGGGCACGCCCAAAGCCCCGCAGCATTTTTTAGTGGTATTAGGCTATGCCGGCTGGAGCCGAGACCAACTTGAACAGGAATTGGCTGAAAACTCCTGGTTAACCATCCCGGCCACAGAAGAAATTCTATTCAACACTCCCTTTGAAGATCGCTGGGAAAAAGCCACCAATACTTTGGGATTTAATGCCTGGCAGATGTCCGGCGATGTAGGTCATGCTTGA
- a CDS encoding YfhL family 4Fe-4S dicluster ferredoxin, with protein MALLIDDTCINCDMCEPECPNQAISMGEEVYYIDPERCTECVGHYDKPTCISVCPIDCIDVDPAHVESPDELLLKYAHLTGKLND; from the coding sequence ATGGCACTGTTGATCGACGATACCTGTATTAATTGCGATATGTGTGAGCCTGAATGCCCCAATCAGGCCATTAGCATGGGCGAAGAGGTCTATTATATCGATCCCGAACGCTGTACTGAGTGCGTCGGCCATTACGATAAGCCCACCTGTATTTCGGTGTGTCCCATTGATTGCATTGATGTAGACCCAGCCCATGTAGAGTCGCCAGACGAGCTATTACTGAAATACGCCCATCTGACAGGGAAACTCAACGACTGA
- a CDS encoding trimeric intracellular cation channel family protein, whose protein sequence is MQETQFVLMLWFIGIVAEAMTGALAAGKQRMDLFGVVIVGSATAVGGGTLRDMMLGNYPLIWIENWHYLLAIVLASLLTVVIAPVMQYLTKLFLTIDALGLAVFSVIGAQKTLMLGLSPAVAIVMGVITGVFGGVIRDILCNQVPLIFRKELYGIVAIVTASCYVTLQLAGTEPWLNLSVSLWLGFSLRMLAIRFSWSVPTFHYSIGERR, encoded by the coding sequence ATGCAGGAAACTCAATTTGTCCTGATGTTATGGTTTATTGGAATAGTTGCCGAAGCAATGACGGGGGCCCTGGCCGCGGGTAAACAACGAATGGATCTGTTCGGGGTAGTGATCGTCGGCAGTGCTACTGCTGTCGGAGGCGGTACGCTACGTGACATGATGTTAGGCAATTATCCGTTGATTTGGATTGAGAACTGGCATTATTTGCTGGCGATCGTTTTAGCATCACTCCTCACTGTTGTCATCGCACCCGTCATGCAGTATTTGACCAAACTGTTTCTGACCATTGATGCCCTTGGGCTTGCAGTATTTTCTGTTATTGGTGCTCAAAAAACATTGATGCTGGGATTAAGCCCCGCGGTAGCGATTGTGATGGGAGTGATTACTGGCGTATTCGGCGGGGTGATCCGCGATATTCTGTGCAATCAGGTTCCACTGATATTTCGCAAAGAACTCTACGGTATTGTCGCTATTGTGACGGCGAGTTGTTATGTGACATTACAGCTCGCTGGCACTGAACCCTGGCTTAATCTTAGCGTTAGTCTGTGGTTAGGGTTTAGCTTGCGGATGTTAGCCATTCGCTTCAGCTGGTCAGTGCCAACATTTCACTATTCTATTGGGGAGCGGCGCTAA